In Silene latifolia isolate original U9 population chromosome X, ASM4854445v1, whole genome shotgun sequence, the following proteins share a genomic window:
- the LOC141617685 gene encoding uncharacterized protein LOC141617685 translates to MYTRKNASPRCLMKIDLRKAYDSIEWEFVRQMLSSLHFPPKFIAWVITCITSTSYFIALNGQTHGFFKGKRGLMQGDPLSPLLFTLCMEYLSRLIHMLGSLDGFKFHPLCKGLKLTHLMFVDDLLLFCKGDIPSVVALTEVFNCFSTTSGLHINTEKTDIVMNGVAPDIEEVILRHTGFKKGSLPFKYLGVQISHKRLSNIDCNVLVDKMLAKIRGKEYGGLGLVDTHLWNLAIVGKLVCWIVVKKDHMWIKWVDKIYIKGAPWLDYQPSQSSSWAWRKICEIKDKFRDAYDQGKWLTADDMYTISKGYDWLNQQTQHKVAWAKIVWNRFNTPRHCFIHWLMQRQRLLTLDRLQELGIATSGICFLCSRATANHHHLFQGCDYAKKMLSNSTFLAAGHYDRRYFT, encoded by the exons ATGTATACTAGAAAGAATGCTTCCCCTAGATGCTTGATGAAAATTGACCTGAGGAAGGCCTATGACTCTATAGAGTGGGAATTTGTGAGACAAATGCTTTCTAGTCTTCATTTTCCTCCTAAATTTATTGCTTGGGTTATAACTTGTATCACCTCTACTTCTTATTTCATTGCTCTTAATGGCCAAACTCATGGGTTTTTCAAAGGTAAAAGAGGGCTTATGCAAGGTGACCCTCTCTCACCTCTCCTCTTTACACTTTGTATGGAATACTTAAGTAGACTTATACATATGCTTGGTTCCTTGGATGGGTTTAAGTTCCATCCTCTTTGCAAGGGCCTCAAATTAACCCACCTCATGTTTGTTGacgatctccttctcttttgtaaAGGAGATATTCCCTCTGTGGTTGCCCTTACTGAGGTGTTTAATTGCTTTTCTACTACTTCTGGTTTGCACATTAACACTGAGAAAACTGATATTGTGATGAATGGTGTGGCCCCTGATATTGAGGAGGTTATTTTGAGACACACTGGGTTCAAGAAAGGATCCTTACCTTTCAAGTATCTTGGGGTACAAATTTCTCATAAAAGGTTATCCAATATTGATTGCAATGTGCTTGTTGATAAGATGTTGGCTAAAATTAGAG GGAAAGAGTATGGGGGACTGGGTCTGGTTGATACTCATTTGTGGAACTTAGCTATTGTTGGTAAATTGGTCTGCTGGATTGTTGTTAAGAAAGACCATATGTGGATTAAATGGGTTGATAAGATCTATATTAAGGGTGCCCCTTGGTTGGATTATCAACCTTCCCAATCTAGCTCTTGGGCCTGGAGGAAAATTTGTGAGATTAAGGACAAATTTAGAGATGCTTATGATCAAGGCAAATGGTTGACTGCTGATGATATGTATACTATCTCTAAAGGATATGATTGGCTCAATCAACAAACTCAACATAAAGTGGCTTGGGCAAAAATTGTTTGGAACAGGTTTAATACTCCAAGGCATTGCTTTATTCACTGGCTTATGCAAAGACAAAGGCTCCTCACCTTGGATAGATTGCAGGAACTGGGAATTGCAACTTCTGGGATATGTTTTCTGTGCAGCAGAGCTACTGCGAATCACCATCATCTGTTCCAAGGTTGTGACTATGCGAAAAAAATGCTATCAAATTCTACTTTCTTGGCTGCAGGTCACTATGACAGGAGATATTTTACCTGA
- the LOC141617683 gene encoding uncharacterized protein LOC141617683: MYSNEGIGLVVRDAEMIPFQNTMAACDLQDLKTTGAFFAWTNKQPSATRGVLIICLVEGSTTTTVRRKSFKFFNMWSRVPDFHVVVAQGWHVYYSRTPMFRLVQKLKSLKPLLKELNRSLFSDIERNAVIAHKFLLECKQKLHLDPVNTALIDMEYQARESYLMLSIAKDDFLRQKAKVNWAKDGDTNSAMFHKAIKHRQIQNKVLLIEDAEGHRSKNPEDILQAFVRYYEQLLGYNSPT; this comes from the exons ATGTATTCTAATGAGGGAATTGGTTTAGTTGTCAGGGATGCTGAAATGATTCCTTTTCAGAATACTATGGCTGCCTGTGATCTACAGGATTTAAAGACCACTGGAGCTTTCTTTGCATGGACTAATAAGCAACCTAGTGCTACTAGA GGAGTTTTGATCATTTGTCTTGTTGAGGGGTCTACTACTACCACTGTTAGAAGGAAGTCCTTCAAATTCTTCAATATGTGGAGCAGAGTCCCTGATTTTCATGTTGTGGTGGCCCAAGGGTGGCATGTCTATTACTCTAGGACACCTATGTTCAGGCTAGTACAGAAGCTGAAATCTCTGAAACCTTTACTTAAAGAGCTGAACAGAAGTCTTTTCTCAGATATTGAGAGGAATGCTGTGATTGCACATAAGTTTTTGTTGGAATGCAAACAGAAACTTCACTTAGATCCTGTCAACACTGCCTTAATAGATATGGAGTATCAAGCTAGAGAGAGCTACCTTATGCTTTCCATTGCTAAAGATGATTTTTTAAGACAAAAAGCAAAGGTGAATTGGGCAAAAGATGGTGATACAAATTCTGCCATGTTTCATAAAGCCATTAAACATAGGCAAATTCAGAATAAGGTTTTGCTTATTGAGGATGCTGAGGGGCATAGAAGTAAAAATCCTGAAGACATTTTGCAAGCTTTTGTGAGGTATTATGAGCAGCTTCTGGGATATAACTCTCCTACTTAG